Proteins encoded together in one Sceloporus undulatus isolate JIND9_A2432 ecotype Alabama chromosome 4, SceUnd_v1.1, whole genome shotgun sequence window:
- the LOC121928685 gene encoding complement decay-accelerating factor, GPI-anchored-like has protein sequence MTSGETPGLERDPATMWSPLVSYGELMLLLLLVLLSGIRGDCGPPPKLNNAIPYNKPHGESFLPMQSVNYKCLAGFYNIYGKLDVVTCLPDSHGAP, from the exons ATGACTTCTGGGGAGACACCAGGGCTGGAAAGGGACCCAGCTACCATGTGGTCCCCTTTAGTCTCCTACGGGGAACTGATGCTTTTGCTGCTTTTGGTACTTCTTTCTGGAATTCGAG GTGATTGTGGACCACCACCAAAACTGAACAATGCCATTCCTTATAACAAACCTCATGGAGAAAGCTTCCTCCCCATGCAGTCAGTAAACTACAAATGTCTGGCTGGTTTTTATAACATCTATGGGAAACTGGATGTTGTAACATGTCTTCCAGATTCACATGGAGCCCCATAG